A region of Lycium barbarum isolate Lr01 chromosome 3, ASM1917538v2, whole genome shotgun sequence DNA encodes the following proteins:
- the LOC132630539 gene encoding uncharacterized protein LOC132630539 has product MVQALVLALPNFTLPFVVEVDASGRGIGAVLAQGGRPIAFISQSLSPKHLGFSMYEKELIALLYAVEKWRHYLQPNHFLIKTNHFSLKFLKDQRVENVAADALSRRFDETDCNGITDVQPSWVLDVISSYEMCNQQAQDLIAQLSVNPNSIPYVQLQQGILRHQGHIWALYSYDPPQLTFELVLQTKLDVVDQVLRDRHLLDKVLKDNLIRAQNRMKNYADTKRSKRVFEVGDWVFLKLQSYHQSSVAIRQNLKLSARFFGLYEVLRKLGSVAYKLKLPPGSKIHHVFQVS; this is encoded by the exons ATGGTTCAAGCTCTGGTGTTGGCTTTACCAAATTTCACATTGCCCTTTGTGGTTGAAGTAGATGCAAGTGGTCGAGGAATTGGGGCAGTGCTGGCCCAAGGGGGCAGGCCCATCGCATTCATTAGCCAGTCTTTGAGCCCAAAACACTTGGGATTTTCAATGTATGAAAAAGAACTAATAGCATTACTATACGCAGTCGAGAAATGGCGCCACTATTTGCAACCTAACCATTTTCTGATCAAGACCAATCATTTTAGCCTCAAATTCTTAAAAGATCAAC GGGTTGAGAATGTTGCTGCTGATGCATTATCCAGAAGATTTGATGAAACTGACTGTAATGGAATCACTGATGTGCAACCAAGTTGGGTTTTGGATGTCATTTCAAGTTATGAAATGTGCAACCAACAGGCCCAGGACCTCATAGCCCAGCTCAGTGTTAATCCAAATTCAATCCCTTATGTCCAGTTGCAACAAGGAATACTTAGACATCAAGGTCACATCTGG GCTCTATACAGCTATGATCCACCACAACTCACATTCGAGTTAGTTCTTCAAACAAAACTTGACGTTGTAGATCAAGTGCTCCGTGACCGTCACTTGCTAGATAAAGTGTTAAAAGACAACTTAATCAGGGCTCAGAATCGGATGAAGAATTATGCGGATACCAAGAGAAGCAAGAGAGTATTTGAAGTTGgggattgggtgttcttgaaattgCAATCATACCATCAAAGTTCTGTAGCTATTCGCCAGAATCTGAAACTGTCGGCGAGGTTCTTTGGTCTTTATGAGGTGCTACGCAAGCTGGGCTCTGTTGCTTATAAGTTGAAATTACCTCCCGGATCCAAGATTCACCACGTTTTTCAAGTCTCATAG